The sequence TTCCAAACCGCGCGTCGGCAATATAGTAGAAGGAGACGAACTGCACAAAAGAAGTGCTCTGGCACATTTGTCCGAACTAATATCTTCGGTTACAACAGATAAAACGTATGTGATGGATTTGTTCTATCCTTATGAAATAACGACAGTCCAGCGAGCACTTGATGAATTACAACAGCAGTATGCGATCGCTTTTACGGATGGAGCCATCGAAAGTTTACTTGTTCATGCGTTGATCATGATGAAGCGGACAAGGCAAAAGTCGCCTGTAACGGTTCCATCCATTGAAAAAGAGACGGTTATTCAGCATCGTGAATATACTTATGCAGTTTCCTTTTTCTCCTATTTAGAAGATATGTTTAAGCTCTCCTTTTCAGAAGATGAAAGGATATATTTCACATGGCATCTTATAAGCAGTAAAAAGAAAGGGGATAGCAGGGACGATTCTTTACTCGAGAATCGATTTCTGTCAGAAGTGATTGAATCCCTTATCACAAGGTTAAGAGACCTTACACTATTTTCATTTGACAGTGATGACATGCTGAAAAGCGGATTAACCGTCCATATTCATTCGGTTATTAACCGTTTGAAGTACGGATTTCCTATTACTAATCCGCTTTTACCTGAAATTAAAAAAATGTATCCTTATATGTTTAATATGGTAATGCTAGCACTTACAGACATCAAAGAAAAGCATCATCTTGAAGTACCGGAAGATGAAGCAGCTTATTTAGTACTGCATTTTCAAGCATCAGTTGAACGTCTTGAATCGAGCAGAGAGCAGAAACGAAGGGCATTGATTGTTTGTCACATGGGAGTTGGAATGTCTCATTTATTACAAGCAAAGATTGAACAGCATTATCAGGATATGGAAATAGTCGCTTGTGTTGGAAAAGCCGATTTAAATACGTATTTAAATCAAGGTAACATTGATCTGGTAATATCCACCATTGATCTATCAAACATCCAAGTTCCTTATGTCAAGGTTACCCCTTTGCTAGAATCAAAGGACAAGCAAAAATTAAATCAATTTTTGTCTGC is a genomic window of Gracilibacillus salinarum containing:
- a CDS encoding BglG family transcription antiterminator is translated as MNDRQKELLRTLLIQNDQTLTIMHLANQLECAEKTVRNDLKKIESALTDYQSAKITRQPGIGITLEINDEDRTAVFKQMLAAEPKSHEDRLVEMAYQLLVHDRPTTLQQFSKAFFVPKQTVKKELASIANWLSDYQLELVSKPRVGNIVEGDELHKRSALAHLSELISSVTTDKTYVMDLFYPYEITTVQRALDELQQQYAIAFTDGAIESLLVHALIMMKRTRQKSPVTVPSIEKETVIQHREYTYAVSFFSYLEDMFKLSFSEDERIYFTWHLISSKKKGDSRDDSLLENRFLSEVIESLITRLRDLTLFSFDSDDMLKSGLTVHIHSVINRLKYGFPITNPLLPEIKKMYPYMFNMVMLALTDIKEKHHLEVPEDEAAYLVLHFQASVERLESSREQKRRALIVCHMGVGMSHLLQAKIEQHYQDMEIVACVGKADLNTYLNQGNIDLVISTIDLSNIQVPYVKVTPLLESKDKQKLNQFLSAIEHKKQESKKTGLSSLIRGDLVQLQMDKDHPFQVIEQLGNVLYEKGIVEKSFSHSAVLRERRSATSIGGGVAIPHGNPKQVLQSAIAVALLKEPMKWGDERVSIVFMLAISDNDQKWNRTAVSHIVQLSESPAAVSRLLDAKDVQSFLNRLY